From Capsicum annuum cultivar UCD-10X-F1 unplaced genomic scaffold, UCD10Xv1.1 ctg19640, whole genome shotgun sequence, one genomic window encodes:
- the LOC124890535 gene encoding protein TRANSPORT INHIBITOR RESPONSE 1-like, whose product VLDYVEDRDLEEIANSCKDLQELRVFPSDPFAPGPHVSLTEQGLVAISVGYPKLQSVLYFCHQMTNDALVTTARNRPNMIRFRLCIIEPQTPDYSTLEPLDAGFGAIVQHCKELQRLSLSGLLTDRVFEYIGVHAKKLEMLSLDFEGDCDLGLHYVLSGYESLRKLEIRDCPFGDDALLVNAAKLETMRSLWMSNCLESFEACKLLAQKLPELDAEVIDKRGHLDTRPESCLVEKLYIYRTMSGRRCDTPGFVWIISEVAS is encoded by the coding sequence GTGCTAGATTACGTTGAAGATAGAGATCTTGAGGAGATTGCCAACTCTTGTAAGGATCTTCAAGAGCTTAGGGTGTTCCCGTCTGATCCATTTGCTCCAGGACCGCACGTATCCTTGACAGAGCAAGGCCTTGTGGCTATCTCGGTGGGCTACCCGAAGCTTCAGTCAGTTTTATACTTCTGCCACCAAATGACAAATGACGCCTTGGTTACTACTGCTAGGAACCGTCCTAATATGATCCGATTTCGTTTGTGTATTATCGAGCCTCAAACACCTGATTACTCAACTCTTGAACCACTTGATGCTGGTTTTGGGGCCATCGTGCAACACTGCAAGGAATTGCAGCGACTTTCTCTTTCTGGACTCCTTACAGATCGCGTGTTTGAGTACATCGGGGTCCATGCTAAGAAGTTAGAGATGCTTTCCTTAGATTTTGAAGGGGATTGCGATCTAGGCCTCCACTACGTGCTCTCTGGTTATGAGAGCCTCCGTAAGTTGGAGATTAGAGACTGCCCCTTTGGCGATGACGCTCTATTGGTCAATGCTGCAAAGCTGGAGACAATGCGATCCCTTTGGATGTCCAACTGTTTAGAAAGTTTTGAAGCATGTAAGCTGCTAGCACAGAAGTTGCCAGAGCTTGATGCTGAAGTTATAGACAAGAGGGGTCATCTGGATACGAGGCCAGAAAGTTGCCTCGTTGAGAAACTTTACATATACAGGACAATGTCAGGAAGGAGGTGCGACACTCCTGGTTTTGTTTGGATAATTTCTGAAGTTGCAtct